A stretch of the Rosa rugosa chromosome 5, drRosRugo1.1, whole genome shotgun sequence genome encodes the following:
- the LOC133708124 gene encoding long-chain-alcohol oxidase FAO1-like isoform X1, with amino-acid sequence MIFRESACHNFREIERETEWREMRKECHPLLSGASRGSAGEDGRSYKHGLSSAEMESLASVCEAIFPPLPLADPSFEGKKEELSGNKAVQSFYQASGAQTGIPDEVAELLVKRAFMEAVVLVRVVLWILSSRLGTLLLCGSLCLGDTWPFVHKFSCLPLEKRERVLQRWFSHRFLTPIRLAFLYVKILCLFIFFTRVDENAENPAWEAIGYQVEPAENPKRVPEERPLHKGIIETMYQTDTSLLDSLADKGLKVTLDSKNNLYKIKCDVVIVGSGCGGGVAAAVLASSGQKVIVLEKGNYFTASDYSSLEGPSQDQLYESGGILATVDGKVMIQAGSTVGGGSAVNWSACIRTPDSLLQEWAKDQKIAFFGGSEYVSAMDAVCERIGVTESCVEEGFQNQVLRKGCENLGLAVHFAPRNSSEKHYCGSCGYGCKKGEKKGTDSTWLVDAVDHGAVILSGCKAERFVLEKSYKSGSIRKKKCLGVMAKSLCNNITKRLQIEAKVTISACGALLTPPLMISSGLKNRHIGRNLHLHPVLMAWGYFPDSIKSEFKGKSYEGGIITSVHEVVSADSRPRAIIETPALGPGTFAALYPWVSGLDIKKRMLRFSRTAHVIVIIRDKGSGVVRTEGRASFELDASDKENMKAGLRQALRILIAAGAVEVGTHRSDGLRLKCEGTDKKEIEEFLDQVSADEGPQSLVEKWTTYSSAHQMGSCRMGINEKEGAVDQNGESWEAEGLFVCDGSVLPSAVGVNPMITIESTAYFLSKRIAESLRKRQFSVLVDSFS; translated from the exons atgatcttcAGAGAATCAG CTTGCCACAATttcagagagatagagagagagacagagtggAGAGAGATGAGAAAGGAGTGTCATCCATTGTTGAGTGGAGCTAGCAGAGGATCAGCAGGTGAAGATGGAAGGTCATACAAACATGGGTTATCATCAGCTGAGATGGAGTCTTTGGCAAGCGTCTGCGAGGCTATATTTCCTCCTTTGCCATTGGCGGATCCTAGTTTTGAAGGGAAGAAGGAGGAGCTATCTGGAAATAAGGCTGTGCAGTCCTTCTACCAGGCTTCTGGGGCCCAAACTGGAATCCCAGATGAG GTTGCAGAGCTATTGGTGAAGAGGGCTTTTATGGAAGCCGTGGTTCTCGTTAGAGTGGTTTTATGGATCCTAAGCAGTAGGTTGGGGACTCTACTGTTGTGTGGTTCTCTTTGCTTGGGTGACACGTGGCCCTTCGTTCACAAGTTCTCATGTCTGCcattggagaagagagagagggttcTGCAGAGGTGGTTCAGTCACAGGTTTCTCACCCCTATtaggcttgcttttctttacgTCAAGATCCTTtgcctcttcattttcttcaccCGG GTTGATGAAAATGCTGAAAACCCAGCATGGGAAGCCATTGGATATCAAGTAGAACCAGCTGAGAACCCGAAAAGAGTCCCAGAAGAGAGGCCTCTTCACAAGGGAATCATAGAAACCATGTACCAAACTGACACTAGCCTTCTGGATTCTCTTGCTGACAAAGGCCTCAAAGTCACACTTGACTCCAAAAACAACCTCTACAAGATCAAATGTGATGTGGTAATTGTTGGCTCTGGCTGTGGAGGAGGTGTTGCAGCAGCTGTTCTAGCAAGTTCAGGCCAGAAAGTGATTGTTCTTGAGAAAGGGAACTACTTCACTGCGTCGGATTACTCGTCTCTGGAAGGTCCATCCCAGGATCAACTGTATGAATCAGGAGGCATTCTTGCAACTGTTGATGGGAAAGTAATGATTCAGGCTGGATCAACAGTTGGTGGTGGCTCTGCTGTTAACTGGTCAGCCTGCATTAGAACACCAGACTCTTTGCTTCAGGAATGGGCCAAGGATCAAAAGATTGCCTTCTTCGGGGGATCTGAATACGTTTCTGCAATGGATGCTGTGTGTGAGAGAATCGGGGTTACAGAGAGTTGTGTAGAGGAGGGGTTCCAAAATCAAGTGCTGCGAAAAGGGTGTGAGAATTTAGGCCTTGCAGTTCACTTTGCCCCTCGCAATTCTTCGGAGAAGCATTATTGTGGATCGTGCGGTTATGGATGTAAGAAAGGAGAGAAAAAGGGGACTGATTCTACATGGCTGGTGGATGCAGTGGATCATGGTGCAGTGATCTTATCCGGTTGCAAAGCCGAGAGATTTGTATTGGAAAAGAGCTACAAGAGTGGAAGTATAAGGAAGAAGAAATGCTTGGGAGTAATGGCAAAAAGTTTATGTAACAACATAACAAAGAGACTGCAAATTGAGGCAAAAGTAACAATTTCAGCATGTGGAGCTCTTTTGACACCTCCCTTAATGATCTCTAGTGGACTAAAGAACCGGCACATTGGTCGAAATCTTCATCTCCACCCTGTCCTAATGGCCTGGGGATACTTCCCTGACTCGATTAAATCAGAATTCAAGGGTAAAAGCTATGAGGGTGGAATAATCACATCGGTCCATGAGGTCGTCTCAGCAGACTCTAGGCCAAGAGCCATCATTGAAACTCCTGCATTAGGGCCTGGAACATTTGCTGCTTTGTACCCCTGGGTGTCTGGACTAGACATAAAGAAAAGGATGCTGAGATTTTCAAGAACTGCACATGTGATTGTAATAATCCGGGATAAGGGTTCCGGGGTTGTTAGGACAGAGGGAAGAGCAAGCTTTGAGCTTGATGCATCAGACAAAGAGAACATGAAGGCTGGTTTGAGGCAGGCACTTAGGATTCTGATAGCAGCAGGAGCAGTTGAAGTTGGCACTCACCGCAGTGATGGGCTGAGACTCAAATGTGAAGGGACTGATAAGAAGGAAATAGAGGAGTTTTTGGACCAAGTTTCTGCAGATGAAGGGCCACAGTCACTGGTAGAGAAATGGACAACCTATTCCTCAGCTCATCAAATGGGGAGCTGTAGAATGGGAATCAATGAAAAAGAAGGCGCGGTTGATCAGAATGGGGAGAGCTGGGAAGCCGAAGGCCTATTCGTCTGTGATGGTAGTGTGTTGCCTAGTGCTGTTGGTGTCAATCCAATGATCACCATTGAATCAACTGCTTACTTTCTCTCAAAGAGAATAGCCGAATCTCTAAGAAAACGACAGTTTTCTGTGTTGGTTGATTCCTTTTCTTAA
- the LOC133708124 gene encoding long-chain-alcohol oxidase FAO1-like isoform X2, producing MRKECHPLLSGASRGSAGEDGRSYKHGLSSAEMESLASVCEAIFPPLPLADPSFEGKKEELSGNKAVQSFYQASGAQTGIPDEVAELLVKRAFMEAVVLVRVVLWILSSRLGTLLLCGSLCLGDTWPFVHKFSCLPLEKRERVLQRWFSHRFLTPIRLAFLYVKILCLFIFFTRVDENAENPAWEAIGYQVEPAENPKRVPEERPLHKGIIETMYQTDTSLLDSLADKGLKVTLDSKNNLYKIKCDVVIVGSGCGGGVAAAVLASSGQKVIVLEKGNYFTASDYSSLEGPSQDQLYESGGILATVDGKVMIQAGSTVGGGSAVNWSACIRTPDSLLQEWAKDQKIAFFGGSEYVSAMDAVCERIGVTESCVEEGFQNQVLRKGCENLGLAVHFAPRNSSEKHYCGSCGYGCKKGEKKGTDSTWLVDAVDHGAVILSGCKAERFVLEKSYKSGSIRKKKCLGVMAKSLCNNITKRLQIEAKVTISACGALLTPPLMISSGLKNRHIGRNLHLHPVLMAWGYFPDSIKSEFKGKSYEGGIITSVHEVVSADSRPRAIIETPALGPGTFAALYPWVSGLDIKKRMLRFSRTAHVIVIIRDKGSGVVRTEGRASFELDASDKENMKAGLRQALRILIAAGAVEVGTHRSDGLRLKCEGTDKKEIEEFLDQVSADEGPQSLVEKWTTYSSAHQMGSCRMGINEKEGAVDQNGESWEAEGLFVCDGSVLPSAVGVNPMITIESTAYFLSKRIAESLRKRQFSVLVDSFS from the exons ATGAGAAAGGAGTGTCATCCATTGTTGAGTGGAGCTAGCAGAGGATCAGCAGGTGAAGATGGAAGGTCATACAAACATGGGTTATCATCAGCTGAGATGGAGTCTTTGGCAAGCGTCTGCGAGGCTATATTTCCTCCTTTGCCATTGGCGGATCCTAGTTTTGAAGGGAAGAAGGAGGAGCTATCTGGAAATAAGGCTGTGCAGTCCTTCTACCAGGCTTCTGGGGCCCAAACTGGAATCCCAGATGAG GTTGCAGAGCTATTGGTGAAGAGGGCTTTTATGGAAGCCGTGGTTCTCGTTAGAGTGGTTTTATGGATCCTAAGCAGTAGGTTGGGGACTCTACTGTTGTGTGGTTCTCTTTGCTTGGGTGACACGTGGCCCTTCGTTCACAAGTTCTCATGTCTGCcattggagaagagagagagggttcTGCAGAGGTGGTTCAGTCACAGGTTTCTCACCCCTATtaggcttgcttttctttacgTCAAGATCCTTtgcctcttcattttcttcaccCGG GTTGATGAAAATGCTGAAAACCCAGCATGGGAAGCCATTGGATATCAAGTAGAACCAGCTGAGAACCCGAAAAGAGTCCCAGAAGAGAGGCCTCTTCACAAGGGAATCATAGAAACCATGTACCAAACTGACACTAGCCTTCTGGATTCTCTTGCTGACAAAGGCCTCAAAGTCACACTTGACTCCAAAAACAACCTCTACAAGATCAAATGTGATGTGGTAATTGTTGGCTCTGGCTGTGGAGGAGGTGTTGCAGCAGCTGTTCTAGCAAGTTCAGGCCAGAAAGTGATTGTTCTTGAGAAAGGGAACTACTTCACTGCGTCGGATTACTCGTCTCTGGAAGGTCCATCCCAGGATCAACTGTATGAATCAGGAGGCATTCTTGCAACTGTTGATGGGAAAGTAATGATTCAGGCTGGATCAACAGTTGGTGGTGGCTCTGCTGTTAACTGGTCAGCCTGCATTAGAACACCAGACTCTTTGCTTCAGGAATGGGCCAAGGATCAAAAGATTGCCTTCTTCGGGGGATCTGAATACGTTTCTGCAATGGATGCTGTGTGTGAGAGAATCGGGGTTACAGAGAGTTGTGTAGAGGAGGGGTTCCAAAATCAAGTGCTGCGAAAAGGGTGTGAGAATTTAGGCCTTGCAGTTCACTTTGCCCCTCGCAATTCTTCGGAGAAGCATTATTGTGGATCGTGCGGTTATGGATGTAAGAAAGGAGAGAAAAAGGGGACTGATTCTACATGGCTGGTGGATGCAGTGGATCATGGTGCAGTGATCTTATCCGGTTGCAAAGCCGAGAGATTTGTATTGGAAAAGAGCTACAAGAGTGGAAGTATAAGGAAGAAGAAATGCTTGGGAGTAATGGCAAAAAGTTTATGTAACAACATAACAAAGAGACTGCAAATTGAGGCAAAAGTAACAATTTCAGCATGTGGAGCTCTTTTGACACCTCCCTTAATGATCTCTAGTGGACTAAAGAACCGGCACATTGGTCGAAATCTTCATCTCCACCCTGTCCTAATGGCCTGGGGATACTTCCCTGACTCGATTAAATCAGAATTCAAGGGTAAAAGCTATGAGGGTGGAATAATCACATCGGTCCATGAGGTCGTCTCAGCAGACTCTAGGCCAAGAGCCATCATTGAAACTCCTGCATTAGGGCCTGGAACATTTGCTGCTTTGTACCCCTGGGTGTCTGGACTAGACATAAAGAAAAGGATGCTGAGATTTTCAAGAACTGCACATGTGATTGTAATAATCCGGGATAAGGGTTCCGGGGTTGTTAGGACAGAGGGAAGAGCAAGCTTTGAGCTTGATGCATCAGACAAAGAGAACATGAAGGCTGGTTTGAGGCAGGCACTTAGGATTCTGATAGCAGCAGGAGCAGTTGAAGTTGGCACTCACCGCAGTGATGGGCTGAGACTCAAATGTGAAGGGACTGATAAGAAGGAAATAGAGGAGTTTTTGGACCAAGTTTCTGCAGATGAAGGGCCACAGTCACTGGTAGAGAAATGGACAACCTATTCCTCAGCTCATCAAATGGGGAGCTGTAGAATGGGAATCAATGAAAAAGAAGGCGCGGTTGATCAGAATGGGGAGAGCTGGGAAGCCGAAGGCCTATTCGTCTGTGATGGTAGTGTGTTGCCTAGTGCTGTTGGTGTCAATCCAATGATCACCATTGAATCAACTGCTTACTTTCTCTCAAAGAGAATAGCCGAATCTCTAAGAAAACGACAGTTTTCTGTGTTGGTTGATTCCTTTTCTTAA
- the LOC133708974 gene encoding LOW QUALITY PROTEIN: KIN14B-interacting protein At4g14310-like (The sequence of the model RefSeq protein was modified relative to this genomic sequence to represent the inferred CDS: deleted 3 bases in 2 codons) produces MRNCTAMKASSEISQSQVVETSCEPKVDQKTLCPLDENPIAIEFLASLNSEQTKVATRDGQEDLENCEVQAVDGATTAGVEKFSKMVTGKQDEELILTTDETLDESGDQENRQVIIDEETEDTIIYQLNGIGQKTSTGGWFMSEGESVLLAHDDGSCTFYDIVNSEEKALYKPPAGVSPNMWRDCWIIRAPSAGGCAGRYVVAASAGNTMDSGFCSWDFYAKDVCAFHIDDGLAPSRTVLGPLPDKISYRRNTLSNLLDPETQKWWYRPCGPLIVSSATCQRVVRIYDIRDGEQVMKWDILKPVLTMDNSSPLQWRNRGKVVVADIETISIWDVNSLNPQPLLSVSSAGRKISALHVNNTDSELGGGVRQRVSSAEAEGNDGVFCTQDSLSILDFRNPSGIGLKIPKLGVTAQSVFSRGDSIFLGCPNGRSGWKKQSSSVFTSATVFNSKTRLISTCTLPESNAHSHHTAITQVWGNSNLVMGVCGLGLFVFDALKDDGVPSFTNDSGSTQDREAIGQDDLYAPSFDYLDSLALIISRDCPALWRRLS; encoded by the exons ATGAGAAACTGCACAGCGATGAAAGCATCATCTGAAATCTCTCAGAGTCAAGTGGTTGAAACCAGTTGTGAACCAAAAGTGGATCAGAAGACACTATGCCCTTTAGATGAGAACCCAATTGCGATA GAGTTCTTGGCTTCCTTGAATAGTGAGCAAACTAAAGTTGCAACAAGGGATGGACAGGAGGATTTGGAAAATTGTGAAGTGCAAGCAGTGGATGGTGCCACCACTGCAGGAGttgaaaaattttcaaaaatggtCACTGGTAAGCAGGATGAGGAGCTCATTCTCACAACTGATGAAACACTTGATGAGTCTGGTGATCAGGAGAATAGACAAGTGATCATTGATGAGGAAACTGAGGATACTATCATTTACCAGCTCAATGGAATAGGCCAAAAGACCTCAACTGGTGGGTGGTTTATGTCTGAGGGAGAGTCAGTTCTTCTTGCTCATGATGATGGTTCGTGCACCTTCTATGATATTGTAAACTCCGAG GAAAAGGCTTTGTACAAGCCTCCTGCAGGAGTTTCACCTAATATGTGGAGAGATTGCTGGATCATCCGAGCTCCTAGTGCAGGTGGTTGCGCAGGAAGGTATGTCGTGGCAGCATCTGCTGGAAACACAATGGATTCAGGTTTTTGCTCGTGGGATTTTTATGCCAAAGATGTGTGTGCTTTCCATATTGACGATGGTTTAGCCCCATCAAGGACAGTACTTGGCCCTTTGCCCGACAAAATCTCATACAGAAGAAACACTTTGTCTAATCTTTTGGAT CCAGAAACTCAAAAATGGTGGTATAGACCTTGTGGACCTCTTATTGTCTCATCTGCCACCTGTCAGAGAGTTGTGAGAATCTATGACATTCGTGATGGTGAGCAAGTTATGAAATGGGATATCCTGAAGCCTGTGTTAACAATGGATAACTCAAGCCCCTTGCAGTGGAGAAACAGAGGAAAAGTTGTTGTAGCTGACATTGAAACAATTTCCATCTGGGATGTGAACTCTCTCAACCCTCAACCTTTATTATCTGTTTCTTCTGCTGGTCGGAAAATCTCTGCTCTTCATGTGAATAACACTGACTCTGAACTTGGTGGCGGAGTTCGCCAAAG AGTAAGTTCAGCAGAAGCAGAAGGAAATGATGGAGTGTTCTGTACCCAGGATTCATTAAGTATTCTAGACTTTCGCAATCCGTCTGGTATAGGTCTGAAAATACCAAAGCTTGGTGTAACAGCACAGTCAGTTTTCTCTCGTGGAGATTCCATCTTCCTTGGCTGCCCCAATGGAAGGTCTGGATGGAAAAAACAGTCCTCTTCAGTCTTCACAAGTGCAACAGTTTTCAATTCGAAAACAAGGCTAATAAGCACTTGCACCTTGCCAGAATCAAATGCTCACAGCCATCACACAGCTATTACGCAAGTTTGGGGGAACTCAAACCTAGTCATGGGTGTTTGTGGATTGGGGCTGTTTGTGTTTGATGCCTTGAAGGATGACGGTGTGCCGTCTTTCACCAATGATAGTGGAAGCACTCAAGATCGTGAAGCCATTGGCCAAGATGACTTGTATGCACCTTCTTTTGATTACTTGGACTCTCTTGCTCTTATCATATCAAGAGATTGCCCGGCATTATGGAGGCGCTTATCATAG